Within the bacterium genome, the region GCTTGGGGGCAATATGATGCGCAAGTAATTACAGAATATCTATTTAAGGGTTGAGTGGTCATGTTTCGCGTGAATGGGAATTGAGCATGTCAAAAATTTGACAATTAGGGAATGGGTGTTACCTATGCGGTGAGCGAACGTGGTGGGCCCCGGTCGGGAAGGCGAGAGACCGGGCGGGGCCCGATTCCTCCCGCGACAGGACGGCACCATGACCGACCCCCGCATCCAGGATCTGCGCGACCGCAAGGCCCGGCTCTACCGGGGGGGCGGTGCCGAGCGGATCGCGAAGCAGCACGCCGCCGGCAAACGGACGGCCCGCGAGCGCCTGGCCCAACTCTACGACCAGGACACCTTCAGCGAGACCCACCCCTTCATGCAGCACCGCTGCACCGACTTCGGCATGGCGGGCAAGGACCTGCCCGGCGAAGGTGTCGTCACCGGCTACGGCCTCGTCGACGGCCGTCCCCTGTACGCCGTGAGCCAGGACTTCACCGTCGCGGGCGGCGCCGTGGGCGAGGCGACCGCCCGCAAGATCGCCGACCTGCAGGACGACGCCATGAAGACCGGCGACCCCATCGTCTTCATCAACGACTCCGGCGGCGCCCGCATCCAGGAGGGCGTCGACGCCCTCGCCGGCTACGGCGACATCTTCTACCGCAACATCCTCGCCTCGGGCGTCGTGCCGCAGATCAGCATCATCAGCGGTCCCTGCGCCGGCGGCGCGGCGTACTCGCCCGCCCTGACCGACTTCATCATCCAGGTCCGGCACGAGGGCCAGATGTACATCACCGGCCCGAGCGTCATCAAGCAGGTCACCGGCGAGGAGGTGACCGCCGAGCAGCTCGGCGGCGTCGAGAGCCACTCCCACTACTCGGGCGTGGTGCACTTCGTGGCCGAGAGCGGGGGCGAGGGCATCGCCATCGCCAGGCGCCTGCTGTCGTTCCTGCCCAGCAACAACACCGACGAGCCGCCCTTCCTCGAACACCTGCACGACGAGCTGGTCGGGCCGGACGAGGCCATGAACGGCCTCATCCCGGCCAGCAGCCGCGAGGCCTACGACATGCACCGGGTCATCGAACGCGTGGTCGACCGGGCGGACTTCCTCGAGGTGCAGACCCACTTCGCGCCGAACCTGATCATCGGCTTCGGTCGCATCGAGGGGGCGACGGTGGGCGTCGTGGCCAACAATCCGAGCCACAAGGCGGGCGTGCTGGACATCGACTCCTCGGTCAAGGGCGCGCGCTTCATCCGCTTCTGCAACGCCTTCAACATTCCCCTGGTGACCTTCGTCGACGTGCCCGGATTCATGCCCGGCGTGCAGCAGGAGTACGGCGGCATCATCCGGCACGGGGCCAAGATGCTCTTCGCCTACGGGGCGGCGACCGTCCCCAAGATCACCATCGTCGTGCGCAAGGCGTACGGCGGCGCCTACCTGGCCATGTGCGCGCGCAGCATGGGCGCCGACCGGGTGGCGGCCTGGCCCACGGCCGAGATCGCGGTCATGGGCGGCGAGGGGGCCGTGAACGTGCTCTACCGCAAGGAGCTGGCCGAGGCGGCGGACCCGGCCGCGCGCCGGGCCGAGCTGCTCGCCGCGTATGCGGCCCGCTTCTCGACACCCTACGCCGCGGCGGCGAGGGGCATGGTCGACGACGTCATCGAGCCTTCCGAGACGCGGGCCTACATCGCTCTCGGCCTGGAGATCCTCAAGTCCAAGCGGGCGATCCGGCCGGAGAAGAAGCACGGCCTGATCCCCCTGTAGGAGGGCGCCGTGTCCGGAGCGATCACCGCGGAGATGGCGACCCTGGCCGTGGCCGGGATCCTCATCGTGTTCGCCGTGCTGGCCCTGATCGCGTTGATCGTGGGCCTGCTCAAGCGCTGGGACGAGCGCTGGCAGGACCACGAGCGGCGGGTCGAGGCCACGGCCGTGTCCCGCGAACAGACCATCGATGCCACCACCCTCGTGCTGATCACCGCGGCGGCGGCCACGGTGGTGCAGGGGCGTTTCCGCGTCCACCGCATCCACCGGCTGCTCTCGCCGCGGCGCCGACGGACCCCCTGGTCGGCCCACGGCCGCCTGACCCTGCAGGGGTCGCACGCCGTGCGCCGGCGCAACACCTGAGGCGGCCGCAGCCGCCGAACGAGGAGACGACATGAAGCTCAAGATCACGGTGCATGGCGTGGCCTACGAGGTCGAGGTCGAGGTGCTGGACGCCCAGGACGAGATGCTCGCGCCGGGACAGCCGCTGCCGCCGCCGCCGGCGATGGCGCACGGACCGGCGGCGGTCGCGACCGCGGCGACGTCGCCCGTGGCGCCGCCGTCCGGTTCGCCGGCCCTGGCGGGCGACGATGCGGGTGTCGCCTCGCCCATCGCCGGCACGGTGCTCGAAGTGAAGGTGCGCGTCGGCGACCAGGTCGCGGCCGGCCAGGAGGTCGTGGTCATCGAGGCCATGAAGATGGAGACGGCCATCGCCGCGCCCCGGGCGGGACGGGTCAAGGCGGTCCCCGTGGCGGCCGGCGACTCGGTCCGCGAGACCCAGCTCCTGGTCGAGTTCGAGTAGCCCATGGACGTGTTGTGGGACTTCCTGCAGGTCGGCGTGGTCGGCAACTTCACGTGGGGCAACATGGCCATGTTGGCCATCGGCGCGGTCTTCATCTGGCTCGGCATCGCCCGCGACTACGAGCCGCTCCTGCTGGTGCCCATCGGCTTCGGCATGCTGGTGGGCAACATTCCCCTGGCGCCGGGCATGAACGTGGGCATCTACGAGTCCGGCTCGGTGCTGAACGTGCTCTATTCGGGCGTCACCCAGGGCTGGTATCCGTCGCTGATCTTCCTGGGCATCGGGGCCATGACCGACTTCTCGGCCATGCTGGCCAACCCGCGCCTGATCCTGCTGGGCGCGGCGGCCCAGGCGGGCATCTTCCTCACCTTCGCCGGTTCGCTGCTGCTGGGCTTCCCCGCGCGCGACGCCGCCGCCATCGGCATCATCGGCGGCGCCGACGGGCCGACGGCCATCTTCCTGTCGAGCCAACTGGCGCCGCACCTGCTCGGCGCCATCGCCGTGGCGGCCTACAGCTACATGGCCCTGGTGCCGGTGATCCAGCCGCCGATCATCCGCCTGCTCACGAGCCGCGAGGAGCGGCGCATCCGCATGAAACCCTCGCCGCCGGTGAGCAAGCGGCTGCGGATCATCTTTCCCGTCGTCGCCTTCGTCCTGTGCGCGATGATCGCGCCGGGCGCCATCTCCCTGCTGGGCTTCCTCTTCTTCGGCAACCTGCTCAAGGAGAGCGGCGTCACCGAACGCCTGGCCAAGACGGCCCGCAGCGCCCTGATCGACATCGTCACGATCCTGCTCGGGCTGTGCGTGGGGGCCTCGACCGACGCGAGCCGTTTCCTGACGCCGGCCTCGGTGAAGATCGCCCTGCTCGGGGCCCTCAGCTTCTGCGTGGCCACCGCCGCCGGCGTGCTCTTCGCCAAGCTGATGAACGTCTTCCTGCGGGAGAAGATCAACCCGATCATCGGCGCGGCGGGGGTCTCCGCCGTGCCCGACAGCGCGCGGGTCTGCCAGATGGTGGGCGCGAAGGAGGATCCGCAGAACTTCCTCATCATGCACGCCATGGCCCCCAACGTGGCGGGCGTCATCGGCTCGGCCGTCGCCGCCGGCGTCTTCCTCTCGAGATTCGTCTTCTAGCCGTCGACCGGTCGTCGCGTTCGGGCGGACGGCCCGGACCGGCCGGGTCGCGCAGCGAGAAAAAGGGCCCCCCGCGGGGGGCCCTTTTCGCCGAGGCCGGTCCGAGCCGTCCGCCCGAAGGCGCCGCTACTTGTCCTTCTCGACGTTGACGTGCACGCCGTCGACCTCGTCGAGGTTCTCGAGCATGGTCTGCCACGACTCGTCCTCGAATTCCTTGACGAGCTTGAACATGGTGCCGATGTCGAGGTCGCCCATGACGTTCACGAAGGCCACGGAATCGTCGGGCTCGTAGGTCACGAGCATGATCCCGACCATGTTGCCCGCGTCGTCGTACTGGGTGCTGACACTGACGGTCTCGTCGTCGTCCTTGAAGTAGATCAGGCGCTTCCAACCGTCCTTCTCGAGGCGCTCGGTGACCTTCGCCACGGCGGAGGCCGCGGTGTCGTCGCGTCCGTCCATGCTCCAGCTCTTCACGCGCACCGACCTGATCATCTGCAGGGCCTTGAGCAGGGCCGGATCCTGGTGTTCCTGGCTGGCGGCGATGCCCAGGAGCATGGCGCCGAGTTCGATGTCCTGGATCTCGTCGGCGTCGGCCGGGATCCTGATCCATTCCAGATCCATGTAGCCGCGCTGGCCCTTCAGGTCGTCGGCCAGGGCCTGCCCGGCGAGAGAGAAGGTGAGCAGGCAGAGCCCGACGAGCATGATGTTGCGTTTCATCCTTGGCCTCCAGTGTCGGATGCGCCGTTGGCGCCGTTGGGAGTGTGGGCATCAGGAGCATGGGGCGACCGCAGGGAACCGCTCACGGCTCCGGGCAGGCGATCGCCGAAGACTTCGGTCATGGTGCGGGTGCGGCTGCGGTCCAGGACCCCGGCCGTCAGGGCCAGCACGTTGATGACGTCGCGGCGGGCCTGGTCGACCTCCGCCTGGGTGTAGGCACCGTGTCCGGCGGGCGCCGCGGCGGGTCGGCCGTCGCGCAGGGCGGGCACCAGGACGAACAGGGCCAGGGCCGCGGCCACGAGGCCGCTGGTGGCCAGGCGGAGCCACGGTCGCGGCGCGCCGCGACCGCGGTCGGCCGGGATGTCGAGCGGCAGCAGCGCCGCCAGGCCGCGGGTCACCGCGTCGGGGCACGGCGCCACGGGGAGCGAGCCGAGCACGGTGCGCAGGTCGATCTCGCGCGCCAGTTCCTCGCGGCAGCCGCCGCAGGCGGACAGGTGGGCCTCGAGGGCTTCGCGGCGGTCCCGGGGCAATTCGCCCGCGGCGTAGTCCGCCAGGTGGATCTCGTAGAACTCGCAGTCGCGCATCATCCGATTCCCCTCCTGGCCTGCGGCGGAATCTCGGCGGCTGTCAGGGCCGACCGCAGGCTCTTGCGGGCACGGTGGATCTGCACCTTCAGCGCGCTGACGGACTTGCCCAGCGCCTCGCCGATCTCGTGCAGCTTCATGTCCTGGAAGTAGTGCATCATCATCACGGTCCGCGTCTCGGGCGTCAGGGTGTCGAGGGCGGCGAGCAGGCGCCGCTGGCGTTCGTCGAGCACCACGCCGAGGCTCGGATCCGCGGCCGGCCCCTGCTCGGCGACCAGGTGGTCGACGGCATCGGGATCCGGCTGGCCGAAGTTGTTGCGCTGGGCCCGGCGGCGCCGGGCGTGGTCGATGCACAGGTTGTGGGTGACCCGCGTCAGCCAGCCGCCGACCTTCTCAGGGTCGATCTCGGCGTAACGGTCCCACAGCTTCAGGAAGGCCTCCTGGGTGACGTCCTCGGCCTCGTGGGGGTCACGCAGGCTGTAGAGGGCCACCGAGTAGATCCGGTCCTTGTGCTGCGCCAGCAGTTCTGTGAAGACGTGTCGTTCCATGGTAACGGCATAGACGGATGGGGGCGGGCCGGGTTACACCGGGCAAGGGGAAATTCGTCCCGCGCCCGGATGATCCGGCCCAGCGCAGGCCTATGATATTGTGGGACATATGGTTGAATAAAACGGCCCCCGCGCCGGGCGGGGGCCGTCCGGGAAGCCGGAGCGGCCTTCAGCCGGCCGTCTCGGGCTCGATGACCACCAGGACGTCGCCCGGATTCACCGACTGTCCGGCGCCGACGGGAATCTCCCGCACGGTGCCGGAGACCGCCGCCGTCAGCTCGTTCTGCATCTTCATGGCCTCGACGACGATGACCGGATCGCCCAGGTTCACCCGGTCGCCCAGGGCGACCTTGATCTCGACCACGAGGCCGGGGATGTCGGCGGCGATGGTGCCGCTGCCGGCGCCGCCGCCGAGGCTCTCGAGGGCCTGCGCCTTGAGCTCGTCCATCACCGTCAGGGCGACCGGACGACCGTTCACCGTCACCTGCAACTGGCCGTTGCCGTTCACGCCGGTCACGTGCACCAGGTGCAGCCGGCCGCCGTAGCGGATCGAGATGGCCTTCCCGTTGAGGACGGGGCGGTAGTTGACGGGGGTCAGCTCGCCGTCGTCGACCTGGACCGCGGTGTCCCGGCCGTCGCGCGCCACCACGGCCCCGCGCTGCTCCGGTCCGATGTTCAGGACGTATTTCTTCTTGAGCACGGCGGATCCTTTCTCAGCGGTTGCCGGTCATGGTGCGGCGGGCGTTCAGGCGCCAATTGCTCGCGGGCGCGGCGACGGCGCCGTCCGACCCGGCGGCTCCCGTCCGGCGCATGGCCTCGAACAGGGCCGAGGCCGCGATGATCGCCTCAGTGGTCTCCCCGTCCAGCTCCGGCAGCCAGTCCGCGGCGTCGAAGCATTCGCCGACGAAGGCCGTCGTGTAGGAGCCGTCGACGAAGGCCGGCTGGTCGAGTACCCAGAGGTGGAAGGGCAGGTTGTGCACCGGCCCGTGCAGGGTGAACTCGCGCAGGGCCCGCTTGCTGCGGGCGATGGCCTGGGCGCGGTCCTCGCCCCACACGATGAGCTTGGCCAGCATGGGATCGTAGTGGATGGGCACGTCGAAGCCCTCGTACACGCCCGTGTCCAGGCGCACCCCCGGTCCCGTGGGCGGGGTCAGGGCTTCGATGCGGCCGATCGAGGGCGCGAAGTTCCGCGACGGATCCTCGGCGTAGAGCCGGAATTCGAGGGCCCAACCGCGCTGCTGCAGCTCGTCCTGCGTGTAGCACAGCCCGTCGCCCTGGGCGATGAGCACCTGCGCCCGCACCAGATCGGTGCCCGTGACCATCTCGGTCACCGGGTGCTCCACCTGCAGGCGGGTGTTCATCTCCAGGAAGTAGAACTCACCGCCGGGCGCGAGGATGAACTCGACCGTCCCCGCGCCACGGTAGTCGATGGCCTCGGCCGTGCGCACGGCCGCCGCGCAGATCTCGGCCCGCAGCGCCGGCGACAGGGAGGGGGAGGGGCTCTCCTCGATCACCTTCTGGTGGCGACGCTGCACCGAACACTCGCGCTCGAAGACGTGGACCGCCCGGCCGCGGCCGTCGCCGAGCACCTGCACCTCGATGTGCTTCGGATTGGTGATGTACTTCTCGACGAAGACGGCGTCGTTGGCGAACGAGGCGCCCGCCTCGCCCATGGTCTGCCGCAGGGCGCTGGCCATCTCCCCGGCCTCGTGCACCACGCGCATGCCCTTGCCGCCACCGCCGGCCGAGGCCTTCAGCAGCACCGGGTAGCCGATCTCGTCGGCGATGGCGATGGCCACCTGCGGGTCGGTCACGGCCTCGTCGGTGCCCGGCACCACGGGCACGCCGCTCGCGCGCATCTTGCGCCGCGAAGCCAGCTTGTCGCCCATGACCTCCATCATTTCCGCCGTGGGCCCGATGAAGACGATCCCCGCCTCCTCGACCGCGCGGCTGAACGGCCCGTTCTCCGAGAGGAAGCCGTAGCCGGGGTGGATGGCCTCGGCGCCGGTCTTCTTCGCCGCGGCGATGATCTTCTCGCCGACGAGGTAGCTCTCGGAAGCCGGAGCGGCGCCGACGTACACGGCCTCGTCCGCCGAAAGGACATGCAGGGCGGTGCGGTCCACGTCGGAATACACGGCCACCGTGGCGATGCCCATGTCCTTGAGGCCCTGGATGACGCGCACGGCGATCTCGCCGCGGTTGGCCACGAGGACCTTGCTGAATCGTTTCGTTGCGCTCACGTCCCGTCTCCGCATCTACAGGGGGATGTTGCCGTGCTTCTTGGGCGGCAGCGACTGCTTCTTGCCCGCCAGGTTGTTCAGGGCGGTGATCAGGCAGGCGCGCGTGTCCGCGGGCTCGATGACGTCGTCCAGGTAGCCGAGTCCGGCGGCGATGAACGGGTTGGCGTAGGTCTCGTTGTAGTCCTCGACCAGCTTCGCCCGCTCGGCGTCCGCATCGTCGGCTTCGGCGAGGGCCTGCCGGTAGAGGATGTTCACCGCGCCCTCGGGCCCCATCACCGCGAGTTCCGCGCCGGGCCAGGCCACGTTGTAGTCGGCCCGGATGTGCTTGCTGTTCATGACGTCGTAGGCACCGCCGTAGGCCTTGCGCGTGATCACCGTCAGCTTGGGCACCGTGGCCTCGCAGAAGGCGTACAGCAGCTTGGCGCCGTGGCGGATGATGCCGCCGTACTCCTGCTCGGTGCCGGGCAGGAAGCCGGGCACGTCCTCGAACACCACCAGCGGGATGTTGAAGCAGTCGCAGGTGCGCACGAAGCGCGCCCCCTTCATGCTCGACGGGATGTCGAGCACGCCGGCCTGGAACTTGGGCTGATTGGCCACGATGCCCACGGGCTGGCCGTCCAGGCGCGCGAAGCCGCAGATGATGTTCTGGGCGTGGCGCGGCTGGACCTCCATGAAGTCGCCCTCGTCCACCACGAGCCGGATCACGTCGAGCATGTCGTAGGGCTTCCGGCTGTCGTCCGGGACGATGCCGTTGAGTTTCTCCTCGCGGCGGTCCGGCGCATCGTTGGGCACGATGCGCGGCGGGTCCTCGAGGTTGTTCTGGGGCATGAAGCTCAGCAGCCGCCGGGTCATCAGCAGGCAGTCGGCGTCGCTGGCCGCGGTGAAGTGGGAGACCCCGCTCTTGGTGGCGTGGGTGTTGGCGCCGCCGAGTTCCTCGAAGGTCACGTCCTCGTTGGTGACCATCTTGATGACGTTCGGTCCGGTCACGAACATGTAGCTCGTCTGGTCGACCATCAGGGTGAAGTCGGTGATCGCGGGCGAATAGACGGCGCCGCCGGCGCAGGGGCCGAGGATGGCCGAGATCTGGGGGATCACGCCGCTGGCCATGGTGTTGCGCCAGAAGATCTCGGCGTAGCCGGCCAGCGAGCGCACACCCTCCTGGATGCGGGCGCCGCCGCTGTCGTTCAACCCGATCACGGGGCAGCCGTTCTCGAGGGCCTGGTCCATCAGGCGGCAGATCTTCAGGGCGTTGGCCTCGCTCATGGAGCCGCCGAAGACGGTGAAGTCCTGGGCGAAGACGTACACCTGACGGCCGTCGATGCGGCCGACCCCGGTCACCATCCCGTCGCCCACGGGCCGGCTCTTGTCCATGCCCATCTCGTGGCTGCGGTGGGTGACGAAGACCCCCGTCTCCTGGAAGCTGCCCTCGTCCAGCAGCAGGTGGATGCGCTCACGGGCGGATAGCCGTCCCTTGGCATGGATCTTCGCGATCTTCTCGGGTCCGCCGCCGGCGTGGGCCTGGGCCCGCAGCGCATTCAGACGTGCGAGGCGGTCGTTGAAGGAATGGGCCATGATCTTCCTCGAAGGGGGAGGGGATGGGGTCAACACGTTGCGAATTCTAGCAGAAAATCCGCCCTTGCCAAGAGTTGCTCACGGGTTTTCGAAAGGCGGGATCAGGCGCGGCTCTCGCCCTGGCGCAGGACGACGCGGTCGATGAGCTCGGCCAGGTCGCGGTGGCTGGACGGTTTCAGGAGGAATTCGCCGATTCCGGCTTCGCGGGCCTGCTGCTCGTTGAAGCTGTCGCGGAAGCCGGTCAGCAGGATCACGGGGAGGTCCGGGCGCACGTCGTGGATGCGTCGGGTGAGCCGGACGCCGCTCATGTGGGGCATGATCTGGTCGGTGACCAGCACGTCGAAGATCTCCGGCGTGGCCACGAAGTCGTTCAGGGCGTTGCGGCTGTCGTTGTGGGTGACGACCCGGTAGCCGAGCCGGCGCAGGCCGCGCGAGAGGACCTTGCTGACCATCTCCTCGTCGTCGACGAGCAGGACCGTGGCTTTCGTGGCGGTCACCCGCGACGGCACCAGGGTGGGGCCGCTCACGACCGGCGTGTCGGCGTCGGCGACGACGGCGGTGGCCGGCGTGATGGCCGCCAGGACCGGACTCCGCGCCGGGGCCACGGAGATCAGCTCGGTCTCGGGCTGCGGCACGCTCCACGCAATGAGGGGGAAGAACAGGTCGAAGGTCGAGCCCCGGCCCACCTGGCTGCGCACGATGGCGGCGCCGTCGTGGGACTCGAGGATCCGGTAGACGGTGCTCAGGCCGATCCCCATGCCCTTGCCCTCGCCCTCGGCCCCGGTGAAATACGATTCGAAGATGTGCTCGAGGGTCGCCTGGTCCATGCCCCGGCCGTCGTCCCGGACCGACAGGCGGACATAGCTGCCCGGCCCCAGTTCCTGGGGGACGGCCTTGTGCCAGCCGGTGACGACCTCTTCCGAGAGCGTGACCTCGAGGGTGCCCCGCCCCCGCAGCATGGCGTTCATGGCGTTGCTCGCCAGGTTCATGAGGATCTGCTGGACCGCGGTCGTCGTGACGAGCACCGGGCCGCAGTTCTTGAGGTCGTCCTGCACCGTCACCGAAGCCGGCAGGATGTCGCGCAGCAGCTTGACCGTGTCGCGCACCACCGGCAGCAGTGCGGTGGGCTTGCGGGCCTGGTCGGCCTGGCGGTAGAAGTCGCTCAGCTCGCGCACCAGTTCGGTGGCGACGTGGCCCGCCTTCATGACCCGCTCGAGTTCGTCCTGCACCGGCGTCGCGGCGGGCAGCTCGTGGCTGGCCATGCGGGTGTGGCCGAGGATCACCGCGAGCAGGTTGTTCAGGTTGTTGACGATGCTGCCGGCGAGGATGCCGACGGCCTCCATGCG harbors:
- a CDS encoding acyl-CoA carboxylase subunit beta, producing MTDPRIQDLRDRKARLYRGGGAERIAKQHAAGKRTARERLAQLYDQDTFSETHPFMQHRCTDFGMAGKDLPGEGVVTGYGLVDGRPLYAVSQDFTVAGGAVGEATARKIADLQDDAMKTGDPIVFINDSGGARIQEGVDALAGYGDIFYRNILASGVVPQISIISGPCAGGAAYSPALTDFIIQVRHEGQMYITGPSVIKQVTGEEVTAEQLGGVESHSHYSGVVHFVAESGGEGIAIARRLLSFLPSNNTDEPPFLEHLHDELVGPDEAMNGLIPASSREAYDMHRVIERVVDRADFLEVQTHFAPNLIIGFGRIEGATVGVVANNPSHKAGVLDIDSSVKGARFIRFCNAFNIPLVTFVDVPGFMPGVQQEYGGIIRHGAKMLFAYGAATVPKITIVVRKAYGGAYLAMCARSMGADRVAAWPTAEIAVMGGEGAVNVLYRKELAEAADPAARRAELLAAYAARFSTPYAAAARGMVDDVIEPSETRAYIALGLEILKSKRAIRPEKKHGLIPL
- a CDS encoding sodium ion-translocating decarboxylase subunit beta yields the protein MDVLWDFLQVGVVGNFTWGNMAMLAIGAVFIWLGIARDYEPLLLVPIGFGMLVGNIPLAPGMNVGIYESGSVLNVLYSGVTQGWYPSLIFLGIGAMTDFSAMLANPRLILLGAAAQAGIFLTFAGSLLLGFPARDAAAIGIIGGADGPTAIFLSSQLAPHLLGAIAVAAYSYMALVPVIQPPIIRLLTSREERRIRMKPSPPVSKRLRIIFPVVAFVLCAMIAPGAISLLGFLFFGNLLKESGVTERLAKTARSALIDIVTILLGLCVGASTDASRFLTPASVKIALLGALSFCVATAAGVLFAKLMNVFLREKINPIIGAAGVSAVPDSARVCQMVGAKEDPQNFLIMHAMAPNVAGVIGSAVAAGVFLSRFVF
- a CDS encoding zf-HC2 domain-containing protein, translating into MMRDCEFYEIHLADYAAGELPRDRREALEAHLSACGGCREELAREIDLRTVLGSLPVAPCPDAVTRGLAALLPLDIPADRGRGAPRPWLRLATSGLVAAALALFVLVPALRDGRPAAAPAGHGAYTQAEVDQARRDVINVLALTAGVLDRSRTRTMTEVFGDRLPGAVSGSLRSPHAPDAHTPNGANGASDTGGQG
- a CDS encoding acetyl-CoA carboxylase biotin carboxyl carrier protein subunit, with the translated sequence MKLKITVHGVAYEVEVEVLDAQDEMLAPGQPLPPPPAMAHGPAAVATAATSPVAPPSGSPALAGDDAGVASPIAGTVLEVKVRVGDQVAAGQEVVVIEAMKMETAIAAPRAGRVKAVPVAAGDSVRETQLLVEFE
- a CDS encoding DUF4252 domain-containing protein, translating into MKRNIMLVGLCLLTFSLAGQALADDLKGQRGYMDLEWIRIPADADEIQDIELGAMLLGIAASQEHQDPALLKALQMIRSVRVKSWSMDGRDDTAASAVAKVTERLEKDGWKRLIYFKDDDETVSVSTQYDDAGNMVGIMLVTYEPDDSVAFVNVMGDLDIGTMFKLVKEFEDESWQTMLENLDEVDGVHVNVEKDK
- a CDS encoding acyl-CoA carboxylase subunit beta — encoded protein: MAHSFNDRLARLNALRAQAHAGGGPEKIAKIHAKGRLSARERIHLLLDEGSFQETGVFVTHRSHEMGMDKSRPVGDGMVTGVGRIDGRQVYVFAQDFTVFGGSMSEANALKICRLMDQALENGCPVIGLNDSGGARIQEGVRSLAGYAEIFWRNTMASGVIPQISAILGPCAGGAVYSPAITDFTLMVDQTSYMFVTGPNVIKMVTNEDVTFEELGGANTHATKSGVSHFTAASDADCLLMTRRLLSFMPQNNLEDPPRIVPNDAPDRREEKLNGIVPDDSRKPYDMLDVIRLVVDEGDFMEVQPRHAQNIICGFARLDGQPVGIVANQPKFQAGVLDIPSSMKGARFVRTCDCFNIPLVVFEDVPGFLPGTEQEYGGIIRHGAKLLYAFCEATVPKLTVITRKAYGGAYDVMNSKHIRADYNVAWPGAELAVMGPEGAVNILYRQALAEADDADAERAKLVEDYNETYANPFIAAGLGYLDDVIEPADTRACLITALNNLAGKKQSLPPKKHGNIPL
- a CDS encoding OadG family protein, which produces MSGAITAEMATLAVAGILIVFAVLALIALIVGLLKRWDERWQDHERRVEATAVSREQTIDATTLVLITAAAATVVQGRFRVHRIHRLLSPRRRRTPWSAHGRLTLQGSHAVRRRNT
- a CDS encoding biotin/lipoyl-binding protein, which gives rise to MLKKKYVLNIGPEQRGAVVARDGRDTAVQVDDGELTPVNYRPVLNGKAISIRYGGRLHLVHVTGVNGNGQLQVTVNGRPVALTVMDELKAQALESLGGGAGSGTIAADIPGLVVEIKVALGDRVNLGDPVIVVEAMKMQNELTAAVSGTVREIPVGAGQSVNPGDVLVVIEPETAG
- a CDS encoding acetyl-CoA carboxylase biotin carboxylase subunit, whose amino-acid sequence is MRRRDVSATKRFSKVLVANRGEIAVRVIQGLKDMGIATVAVYSDVDRTALHVLSADEAVYVGAAPASESYLVGEKIIAAAKKTGAEAIHPGYGFLSENGPFSRAVEEAGIVFIGPTAEMMEVMGDKLASRRKMRASGVPVVPGTDEAVTDPQVAIAIADEIGYPVLLKASAGGGGKGMRVVHEAGEMASALRQTMGEAGASFANDAVFVEKYITNPKHIEVQVLGDGRGRAVHVFERECSVQRRHQKVIEESPSPSLSPALRAEICAAAVRTAEAIDYRGAGTVEFILAPGGEFYFLEMNTRLQVEHPVTEMVTGTDLVRAQVLIAQGDGLCYTQDELQQRGWALEFRLYAEDPSRNFAPSIGRIEALTPPTGPGVRLDTGVYEGFDVPIHYDPMLAKLIVWGEDRAQAIARSKRALREFTLHGPVHNLPFHLWVLDQPAFVDGSYTTAFVGECFDAADWLPELDGETTEAIIAASALFEAMRRTGAAGSDGAVAAPASNWRLNARRTMTGNR
- a CDS encoding response regulator; this translates as MTENLHLEWLLPLLGVLAAAVWLGFDNRRQRRRVRRLVAEAREHETGRRQLETQLKQAHRMEAVGILAGSIVNNLNNLLAVILGHTRMASHELPAATPVQDELERVMKAGHVATELVRELSDFYRQADQARKPTALLPVVRDTVKLLRDILPASVTVQDDLKNCGPVLVTTTAVQQILMNLASNAMNAMLRGRGTLEVTLSEEVVTGWHKAVPQELGPGSYVRLSVRDDGRGMDQATLEHIFESYFTGAEGEGKGMGIGLSTVYRILESHDGAAIVRSQVGRGSTFDLFFPLIAWSVPQPETELISVAPARSPVLAAITPATAVVADADTPVVSGPTLVPSRVTATKATVLLVDDEEMVSKVLSRGLRRLGYRVVTHNDSRNALNDFVATPEIFDVLVTDQIMPHMSGVRLTRRIHDVRPDLPVILLTGFRDSFNEQQAREAGIGEFLLKPSSHRDLAELIDRVVLRQGESRA
- a CDS encoding sigma-70 family RNA polymerase sigma factor, whose product is MERHVFTELLAQHKDRIYSVALYSLRDPHEAEDVTQEAFLKLWDRYAEIDPEKVGGWLTRVTHNLCIDHARRRRAQRNNFGQPDPDAVDHLVAEQGPAADPSLGVVLDERQRRLLAALDTLTPETRTVMMMHYFQDMKLHEIGEALGKSVSALKVQIHRARKSLRSALTAAEIPPQARRGIG